ATTGAACTTTTTAAAGGACTGGGCGCCACAGAAATTGATCAGGTCGTTTCAGCTATTGAAACGCGCAAATACATGGCAGGCGAATACCTCTTTCAGGAAAGCGGCCCCAGGGAGGCCATTTTCATGATCTATGAAGGAGAAGTGGAGTTGATTAAAAAATCTCCTTTCGGAGCGGAGACAAAACTGAGCTATTTCAGCCGCTTCGACTTCCTTGGAGAAGGCTCACTTACGGAAGAAGCGCCTCACAGCACCAGTGCGCGTGCGAAGCATAAAACCACCGCATTACTGTTGAGCAAGACATTTTTTGCTGAAAACGGCCCTATCGCGCTCAAGATTTTTTCAAATATTGCCAGGGTGATTTCGCGCAGGATGCGGCAGGCGAATGCCAGGATGATCAGTTCCGCCGCACAGTATGAATCGGGCCGCACCCGCACAGAGCATGACCTGCTTGGATTCCGTGAAGTTCCTTACGAGTACTATTACGGAATACAGACATTGCGTGCACTCGAAAATTTCAACATATCGGGGGTGCAGCTCAACTTTTACCCTGTTTTCGCAGAATCGCTGGCCATGGTTAAACTTGCTGCCGCCAAAGCCAACCACGACCTCGGGCTGCTCAGCAAATCCCTGGCTGATGCCATAGTGCGTGCCTGTAATGAAATCATTAATGGAAAATATACCTTTCATTTTGTTGTTGACATGATTCAGGGCGGGGCGGGTACATCCACCAATATGAATGCCAATGAGGTGATTGCGAACCGTGCGCTTGAAATTCTCGGTTATCAGCGGGGACAATATGAATTCTGCCACCCCAACAACCATGTAAACCTTTCACAGTCAACCAACGACGCTTATCCCACCGCGATCAAAATCGCGTTGATCCGGAGTAACGAAAAACTGGTGGAGGTCCTTACCGAGCTGATCTCTTCGTTTAAAATAAAAGCAAATGAATTCGCCCATGTGATCAAGATGGGGCGCACCCAGTTGCAGGATGCAGTACCCATGACCCTGGGACAGGAGTTTGAAGCCTATGCGGTAATGCTTGAAGAGGAAATTGCCCGGCTGAACCAGAATGTGCAGCTTTTCCTCGAAGTCAATATGGGCGGAACGGCCATTGGTACCGGAATCAATGCCGATCCGCGCTACAGCGGCATTGTTATCAATTACCTCCGCGAAATCACCGGAAAACCCATTGTGCTGGCCACCAACCTGGTTGAAGCAACCCAGGACACCGGTGCATTCATCATGTATTCATCAGCGGTGAAAAGACTTGCCGTCAAACTTTCCAAAATCTCAAACGACCTCAGGCTGCTCTCTTCGGGCCCAAGGGCCGGTTTCAACGAAATCAACCTTCCGCCCATGCAGCCCGGCAGCACCATTATGCCTGGTAAGGTCAACCCCGTGATTCCGGAAGTGGTGAACCAGATTGCTTTCAAGGTGATTGGGAATGACCTTACCGTTACCATGGCAGCCGAAGCCGGTCAGCTGGAACTGAACGTGATGGAGCCGATCATCGTGTACAGCCTGTTTGAATCCATCGAAATGCTGAAAAACGGCATGAATACGCTGAACCACCGTTGCATTAAAGGCATCACCGCCAATGAAGACCGCTGCCGCGAAATGGTATACAACAGCATCGGTCTGGTGACTGCCCTCAACCCGGTGATCGGATATGAAGCAGCTACCAGGCTCGCAAAGGAAGCGCTGGAGAAAAACCGTAGTGTTTACGACCTGGTGCTCGAACATAAACTCCTGAGCCAGGAAGAACTCAATGAAATCCTCGACCCCAAAAATATGATTGCGCCGAGGATCATGCCCAAACAAGGATAAACTGACAAGTATGCCAGGCAAGGGGAAGAACGGGCATTGCAGGTTGCAGGGCTTTTTGTTACTTTTGTAGAAACGGTTGACCATGACTTTAAAAATCGCCC
This sequence is a window from Lentimicrobium saccharophilum. Protein-coding genes within it:
- the aspA gene encoding aspartate ammonia-lyase — its product is MISSAAQYESGRTRTEHDLLGFREVPYEYYYGIQTLRALENFNISGVQLNFYPVFAESLAMVKLAAAKANHDLGLLSKSLADAIVRACNEIINGKYTFHFVVDMIQGGAGTSTNMNANEVIANRALEILGYQRGQYEFCHPNNHVNLSQSTNDAYPTAIKIALIRSNEKLVEVLTELISSFKIKANEFAHVIKMGRTQLQDAVPMTLGQEFEAYAVMLEEEIARLNQNVQLFLEVNMGGTAIGTGINADPRYSGIVINYLREITGKPIVLATNLVEATQDTGAFIMYSSAVKRLAVKLSKISNDLRLLSSGPRAGFNEINLPPMQPGSTIMPGKVNPVIPEVVNQIAFKVIGNDLTVTMAAEAGQLELNVMEPIIVYSLFESIEMLKNGMNTLNHRCIKGITANEDRCREMVYNSIGLVTALNPVIGYEAATRLAKEALEKNRSVYDLVLEHKLLSQEELNEILDPKNMIAPRIMPKQG